The following proteins are encoded in a genomic region of Catellatospora sp. TT07R-123:
- a CDS encoding LLM class F420-dependent oxidoreductase, translating to MRIGVHIVNFAFPGGTAAIGPTLAQAGQAAEAAGLDNVSVMDHYLQMEGMGLGEPDAPMLEGYTTLGFLAGQTSTVELQLLVTGVTYRHPGLLAKIVTTLDVLSGGRAVLGIGAAWYDREHAAYGVPFPALSERFERLEETLRVVRQMWSDETGPFEGRHYRLAETINSPQPVSRPHPPIMIGGMGEKKTLRLVAKYADACNLFAGPQAGPDLIKGKLDVLAAHCDREGADYGRIRKTITWTARLAPDAADSADFLRRMADFAAIGIDEVHVMPYGTDPVGYIESLGRHIVPTLHTL from the coding sequence ATGCGAATCGGCGTACACATTGTCAACTTCGCCTTCCCGGGCGGCACCGCGGCGATCGGGCCGACCCTGGCCCAGGCCGGGCAGGCCGCCGAGGCGGCCGGGCTGGACAACGTGTCGGTCATGGACCACTACCTGCAGATGGAGGGCATGGGCCTGGGCGAGCCCGACGCCCCGATGCTGGAGGGCTACACCACGCTCGGGTTCCTCGCCGGGCAGACCAGCACCGTGGAGCTGCAACTGCTGGTCACCGGGGTCACGTACCGGCATCCGGGCCTGCTCGCCAAGATCGTGACGACGCTGGACGTGCTGTCGGGCGGCCGGGCCGTGCTCGGCATCGGCGCCGCCTGGTACGACCGCGAGCACGCCGCCTACGGGGTGCCGTTCCCGGCGCTGTCGGAGCGGTTCGAGCGGCTGGAGGAGACGCTGCGCGTCGTGCGCCAGATGTGGAGCGACGAGACCGGCCCGTTCGAGGGCCGCCACTACCGGCTCGCCGAGACGATCAACTCGCCGCAGCCGGTGTCGCGCCCGCACCCGCCCATCATGATCGGCGGGATGGGGGAGAAGAAGACCCTGCGCCTGGTCGCGAAGTACGCCGACGCCTGCAACCTGTTCGCCGGTCCGCAGGCCGGACCCGACCTGATCAAGGGCAAGCTCGACGTGCTGGCCGCCCACTGCGACCGCGAGGGCGCCGACTACGGCCGCATCCGCAAGACCATCACCTGGACCGCCCGGCTGGCCCCGGACGCGGCCGACAGCGCGGACTTCCTGCGCCGCATGGCCGACTTCGCCGCGATCGGCATCGACGAGGTCCACGTGATGCCGTACGGCACCGACCCCGTCGGCTACATCGAGTCCCTGGGCCGCCACATCGTCCCCACCCTCCACACCCTCTGA